The proteins below are encoded in one region of Brassica napus cultivar Da-Ae chromosome A6, Da-Ae, whole genome shotgun sequence:
- the LOC106347648 gene encoding ras-related protein RABE1c-like produces the protein MAAPPARARADYDYLIKLLLIGDSGVGKSCLLLRFSDGSFTTSFITTIGIDFKIRTIELDGKRIKLQIWDTAGQERFRTITTAYYRGAMGILLVYDVTDESSFNNIRNWIRNIEQHASDNVNKILVGNKADMDESKRAVPTAKGQALADEYGIKFFETSAKTNLNVEEVFFSIGRDIKQRLSDTDSKAEPATIKISQTGQAAGAGQASQKSACCGS, from the exons ATGGCTGCTCCACCTGCTAGGGCCAGAGCCGATTATGATTATCTCATTAAGCTTCTTTTGATTGGAGATAGTG gtGTGGGTAAAAGCTGCCTACTTCTACGTTTCTCTGATGGCTCCTTCACCACTAGCTTCATTACCACCATTGG CATTGACTTTAAGATCAGAACCATTGAGCTTGATGGCAAACGTATCAAGCTCCAGATTTGGGACACTGCTGGTCAAGAACGCTTCCGCACTATCACCACTG CTTATTACCGTGGGGCAATGGGCATTTTGCTAGTGTATGATGTCACAGACGAGTCTTCCTTCAACA ACATTAGAAACTGGATTCGTAATATCGAACAACATGCTTCTGATAATGTTAACAAGATCTTGGTTGGCAACAAGGCTGACATGGATGAAAGCAAGAGG GCTGTACCTACAGCAAAGGGCCAGGCTCTTGCTGATGAGTACGGAATTAAGTTCTTCGAAACA AGTGCTAAGACAAACTTAAACGTGGAAGAAGTTTTCTTCTCGATAGGGAGGGACATTAAGCAGAGGCTTTCTGACACTGACTCCAAGGCAGAG CCTGCGACGATCAAGATAAGCCAAACAGGCCAGGCCGCTGGAGCCGGGCAGGCCTCACAGAAGTCTGCATGCTGTGGAAGttaa